ACGGCGCTTCATCATGGATGAGTTGTTCATCGGTGGAGACGCCGGTCTCATTGCAATACTGTCTCGGTTCCGTTCCCGGCAGAAAAGCCCCGCGAACGGAAAGTTTGCAGGCTTCCGTGCTGAGCAGGCCGGTCCGGGGATCGATCTGCCTTAAAAGGACGCCCTCGGGCGCGATAAAATCTTCGGGGATCCGGTCAGCGTGCGCTTTTATCATGAATTCGAGCCAGATCGGGAGGGCGGTGCGCGCTCCCGTTTCCCGGTGACCGATGCTCGTCTGGTCGTCATATCCGACCCAGACCCCGGTCACCAGGCTTGGCGTATAACCGATGAACCAGGCGTCGCGATAGTCGTTCGTGGTGCCTGTTTTCCCGGCTGCCGGCCTGCCAAGTTCCCGGGCCTTCCATCCCGTTCCCTGCTCGATCACACCCTTGAGCAGATCGGTGGTGAGATATGCTGTCTCTGGTTTGATGGCCTGCGTGGGAACTGCATCGTTCGAATACAGCAGCCGGCCGGTACTGTCGGTGATCGACAGGATGGATATCGGTCCCATCCTGATGCCGTGATTGTCGAACACGGCGTACACGGCGGTGAGTTCGGCAAGCGTCACGTCGGAACTGCCGAGGGCCAGCGATAAATAGGGGTTAAGCGTGCTTTTGATGCCGAGTTTTCTTGCATACTGGATAGTCTGGTCAATGCCGATCTTATCAAGGAGTCTGATCGTCGGCACGTTCAAAGACTCGATGAGCGCCTTCCGCAGAGTCACCGCGCCCTGATAGGTCCGTGAGAAGTTCTCAGGCAACCAGTTCTTGTTCCGGTCCAGCTTGATCGTCAGAGGTGAATCGTCAAGAATATCGGAAGCGCCGAACCCATGGTCAAGGGCCGCCGCATAAATGACCGGCTTGAAGGCTGAACCGGGTTGCCGCATGGCCTGCAAGGTACGATTGAACTGACTTTGCCCGTAGTCCCGTCCGCCAACCATGGCACGGATACGGCCGGTCGCTGGCTCTATGGCAAAAAGCGCCGCCTGGAGGGGAGACCTGACATGAAGTTTATGCCGGGATTCGATCTTCAAAATACCCGCGGCCACGGCCTGCTCAGCGTAGTTCTGGAGTTCATCGTTGATGCTCGTATAAATGTTCAGACCGCCCGAATAGAGGATGCTCGATCCAAACCGCTCCTCAACTTTTTGACGGACATATTCGACAAAATAGGGGGCCGTTCCGCCTGCTTTGACCGCTGTCTGGATCGGCAAAGGGACCTTCTTCGCCTCCTCGGCCTGCGCCCGGGAGATAATACCGGTGGCTACCATACGGTTCAAGACATAGGCGCGTCTTCCCAGGGCGCTCTGCGGTGATTTGAAGGGGGAATAGTATTTCGGTGTCCGGGGAAGACCCGCGAGCAGCGCGCACTCGGCGATATTCAACTCTTTGGCGTGCTTCCCGAAGTAGATCCGGGACGCGGCTTCGACGCCGTAGGCGCCGCTTCCTAAATATATCTGGTTCAGATAGAGCGAGAGGATCTCCTGCTTGGTGTAACGCTGCTCGATCCTGAGCGCGAGGATCATTTCCTTGAATTTGCGCGAATAACTTCGTTCGGGTTTCAGAAAAAGCACCTTGGCGAGCTGCTGGGTAAGGGTACTGCCGCCCTCAACCACCTTCCGGGCCCTGATATTGCGGTACAAGGCCCGGATGATCCCGCGCAGATCAAGCCCCAGATGGCCGTAGAACCTGGTGTCCTCGGTGGCTATAAGCGCCTTGATCAGCATGTCGGGTACGTCTGCGAAGACCACGGGAGTACGGTTCTGGACGAAGAACTCCGCAAGCAGTTTGTTGTTATCGGAATAGACGCGGGAGGTGATGCTCGGTTTGTATTGTT
This portion of the Nitrospirota bacterium genome encodes:
- a CDS encoding PBP1A family penicillin-binding protein, which translates into the protein MQKGRSLLLYLFLMFFAALIGGGAGFIIFSVLDLPEVNILEQYKPSITSRVYSDNNKLLAEFFVQNRTPVVFADVPDMLIKALIATEDTRFYGHLGLDLRGIIRALYRNIRARKVVEGGSTLTQQLAKVLFLKPERSYSRKFKEMILALRIEQRYTKQEILSLYLNQIYLGSGAYGVEAASRIYFGKHAKELNIAECALLAGLPRTPKYYSPFKSPQSALGRRAYVLNRMVATGIISRAQAEEAKKVPLPIQTAVKAGGTAPYFVEYVRQKVEERFGSSILYSGGLNIYTSINDELQNYAEQAVAAGILKIESRHKLHVRSPLQAALFAIEPATGRIRAMVGGRDYGQSQFNRTLQAMRQPGSAFKPVIYAAALDHGFGASDILDDSPLTIKLDRNKNWLPENFSRTYQGAVTLRKALIESLNVPTIRLLDKIGIDQTIQYARKLGIKSTLNPYLSLALGSSDVTLAELTAVYAVFDNHGIRMGPISILSITDSTGRLLYSNDAVPTQAIKPETAYLTTDLLKGVIEQGTGWKARELGRPAAGKTGTTNDYRDAWFIGYTPSLVTGVWVGYDDQTSIGHRETGARTALPIWLEFMIKAHADRIPEDFIAPEGVLLRQIDPRTGLLSTEACKLSVRGAFLPGTEPRQYCNETGVSTDEQLIHDEAP